CGCCGATGGTAGTGTGGGGCTTCCCCATGTGAGAGTAGGACACCGCCAGGTAGTGAATGTGAACCCCGAGCTGAATGGCTTGGGGTTTTTATTTTTAGATTTTATTTTAATAAATAAAAAGTGCGGTCAAAATCAGAATAGTTTTATTAAAGATGTTTAAATCTTTTAATGAGAAAATAGAGGTGGAATGGTACAATCACCAAAATTTTTTATAGGATAAATAACACAAATGGCTCGTAAAAAGAAAAGTCGTAAAATTAGCGATATTATGCCAATTCGTAAATCGGACAAGAAACCTGAAGCACCAAAGCTATCAGGTAAGAAATTAACACGTTATGAATTAGACGCTAAGGCAAGAGAAGATAAGAAAAAACGTAAACATAAAGGTTTAGCATCCGGTTCTCGTCATAGTAACGCTGAACAAAATAAAAATAACCAAATCATTGAACAAAAAGATCCGCGTATTGGTAGCCGTAAAAAGGTTCCACTGATTGTTGAATTTGTGAATAAGCCTGAGAAAGGGATGACAATTCCAGCCGTCAAAGAACCGAAAAAACTTGCGCCTGAAGTGGAGTTAGAACGTTTAGAAAATAATGAAATTCTAAATGAATTGTTGGATGCTTTAGATGAAGGCAAAACGATTAGTAAAGCTGATCAACAATTTGTAGATGAATGCTTAGATCGTATTGCTCAGTTAATGGAAGAATTAGGTATTCAAGATGAAGAAGAGACAGAGGATGACCTCTATCGAACCTTCGAGAAGATTGATATCAACCAATTCAGATAATTGTCATGTGGCCGATTATTTTAAGTATTATTGCTTTGGGAATTATTGCTGGCGTATCATTTTATGCCTTTAAATTACTTAGGAAGTTACGCCATCAAAACACTCTCATTAAACAGGCTAAGATAGCACGTACAAAACGCCTAAAAGAGAGTATGGTAATTATCGCTAAAGCGATGCAAAATGGAGATTGTAACCATTCAGAAGGGGTGATTCGTTTATCAATGCTTTTACTCCCTTTTGGACAATCTTTGCAGCCATATCAAGCCATGTATGCACTTTATAATATTGTAAAAGAAATGCCTACGCATGAAGCTCGGAAAGCCTTATTAAAAAAAGAAAGAATGAAACTCGATCTTGAGCGAGAAAGTGCAGAAGCAAAATTTGAAGAAGAAATTATGTTGGAGTTACGTCAGTTTTTAAATGACGTAGAGAAATTTGGGGAAGTTTAATGTCTGAAATTATTTGGGATCTTGCGTTAATTCAAAAATATAACCAATCAGGACCTCGTTATACATCTTATCCAACTGCATTAGAATTTAATGAAAGTTACACAAACGAAGATTTTATTGCAGCAGCTAATCGTTATCCGGAAAGACCACTTTCCCTTTACGTACACATTCCGTTTTGTCACAAACTTTGCTACTTTTGTGGCTGTAATAAGGTAATTACTCGTCATCAACATAAGGCGGATATTTATCTTGATTACCTTGAAAAAGAAATCAAAGCGCGTTCAGAATTATTCAAAAATCGTGTTGCGACTCAAGTGCATTGGGGCGGTGGTACACCGACTTATTTGACAGAAGAGCAATCTGCTCGTTTGATGAAGATGCTTAAAGATCATTTTACGATTGCGGATAATGCAGAAGTTAGTATTGAGATGGACCCACGCGAAATTGAGCTCGACATGCTTGATCATTTACGCAATATTGGTTTTAACCGAATTAGCATGGGTGTACAAGATTTCAATAAAGCGGTTCAAAAAGCGGTAAACCGTGAACAAGATGAAGAGTTTGTGAATGCATTACTTGTTCGTGCTCGTGAGTTAGGTTTCCAATCGACCAACCTTGATTTAATTTATGGATTGCCACTTCAAAATGTGGAAAGTTTTATGTTTACATTACATAAAGTGATTGAATTAAATCCAGATCGTTTGAGTATCTTTAACTATGCTCATTTACCAAGTCGATTTGCGGGGCAGGCAAAAATTAAAGAAGATCAATTGCCGCCACCAGAAACTAAATTAGAGATCTTACAGAAAACTATCGAAACTTTGGGCAATGCAGGCTATAAGTTTATCGGTATGGATCACTTTGCTAAACCCGATGATGAATTAGCGATTGCCCAAGAGAAAGGTGTCTTACACCGAAATTTCCAAGGCTATACCACACAAGAAGAATGTGATTTGCTCGGTTTAGGTGTATCAGCCATTAGTTTATTAGGTGATACATATGCTCAAAACCAAAAAGAATTAAAACATTATTATCATGATATAGAAAATTCAGGTATTGCACTGCATAAAGGTTTAGCGATGACAGAAGAGGATTGCTTACGCCGTGATGTGATTAAGCAATTGATTTGTAATTTTAAGCTTGATTTTGCACCAATTGAAAAACAATATAATATTGATTTCAAAAAGCACTTTGCTGAAGATTTACAGTTATTAAAACCATTACTTGAAGATGGATTAATTTCTGAAACGGAAACAGGCTTACAAGTTTCGCCTAAAGGTCGATTATTAATTCGTAATATTTGCTTATGCTTTGATACCTATTCAAGAGCTGCAGCAAAACGACAACAATTCTCTCGAATTATTTAGTTATATAAAAAACGGTCAAGATGTAAGTCTTGACCGTTTTTTCTTTCTATCTTTTTATTCCGCGATGCTTTCTAGTGCCCATAACTCGCTGAGATTTTCTCTACGACGAATTAAATGAGTTTTGTTTCCATCCACTAATACTTCAGCCGTACGTGGACGAGAATTGTAGTTTGAGGACATACTTGCACCATAAGCACCAGCAGAGCGTTGAGCAATATAATCACCTTCAGCAATGGCGAGTTCACGCTGTTTACCTAAGAAATCAGAGGTTTCGCATACCGGGCCAACAACATCATAAATGGCTTTTTCACGCCCTAAAGTGCGGTCAATTTCAATTATATTCATATAAGCTTCATAGAGTGCTGGACGAATCATATCGTTCATCCCTGTATTGGTAATCGCGAAGTTTCGACTTTCATTACTTTTTAAGTATTGAACTTTTGCCACTAAAATCCCTGCATTCGCCGCGATCGCTCGACCGGGTTCTAGAATAATTTCGAGATCTTCATAATCTTTTAATTTATTCAGTAGCGCAGTTGCATAGTCACTTGGGTGAGGTGGCGTTTCATTAGTATAAGTTACGCCCAAACCACCACCGAGATCTAAGTGTTTTAATTTGATGCCATCTTCTTTTAATTGTTCCATTAAACGAATGAGGCGATCAGTTGCATCTAAGAAGGGCTGTAATTCAGTAAGCTGAGAGCCAATATGGCAATCCATACCCGTAATTTTCACATGAGGTAAGGTTGCTGCTAATTTATATACCTCACGTGCTTCATCTACGTTCACACCAAATTTATTTTCTTTCAATCCAGTGGAAATGTAAGGGTGGGTATGGGCATCAACATCGGGGTTCACGCGTAAAGAAATAGGGGCTACTTTACCCATTTCACCCGCAATTTGGTTGATGTGATGTAATTCCGCAACAGATTCCACATTGAAACAACGAATGCCTATTTCTAACGCTCGCATAATTTCTGTACGAGATTTTGCTACGCCGGAAAAGACAACTTTTGATGCGTCCCCACCTGCTGCCAATACGCGTTCTAATTCACCTTGTGAAACGATATCAAAACCAGAACCTAATTTTGCCATGACATTCAATATTCCAATATTAGAATTGGCTTTAACGGCATAACAAATTAAGTGTGGATGCTTTCCTAAAGCGGAATCGAAGGCA
The sequence above is a segment of the Haemophilus parainfluenzae genome. Coding sequences within it:
- the yihI gene encoding Der GTPase-activating protein YihI; this encodes MARKKKSRKISDIMPIRKSDKKPEAPKLSGKKLTRYELDAKAREDKKKRKHKGLASGSRHSNAEQNKNNQIIEQKDPRIGSRKKVPLIVEFVNKPEKGMTIPAVKEPKKLAPEVELERLENNEILNELLDALDEGKTISKADQQFVDECLDRIAQLMEELGIQDEEETEDDLYRTFEKIDINQFR
- a CDS encoding DUF2489 domain-containing protein; its protein translation is MWPIILSIIALGIIAGVSFYAFKLLRKLRHQNTLIKQAKIARTKRLKESMVIIAKAMQNGDCNHSEGVIRLSMLLLPFGQSLQPYQAMYALYNIVKEMPTHEARKALLKKERMKLDLERESAEAKFEEEIMLELRQFLNDVEKFGEV
- the hemN gene encoding oxygen-independent coproporphyrinogen III oxidase, translated to MSEIIWDLALIQKYNQSGPRYTSYPTALEFNESYTNEDFIAAANRYPERPLSLYVHIPFCHKLCYFCGCNKVITRHQHKADIYLDYLEKEIKARSELFKNRVATQVHWGGGTPTYLTEEQSARLMKMLKDHFTIADNAEVSIEMDPREIELDMLDHLRNIGFNRISMGVQDFNKAVQKAVNREQDEEFVNALLVRARELGFQSTNLDLIYGLPLQNVESFMFTLHKVIELNPDRLSIFNYAHLPSRFAGQAKIKEDQLPPPETKLEILQKTIETLGNAGYKFIGMDHFAKPDDELAIAQEKGVLHRNFQGYTTQEECDLLGLGVSAISLLGDTYAQNQKELKHYYHDIENSGIALHKGLAMTEEDCLRRDVIKQLICNFKLDFAPIEKQYNIDFKKHFAEDLQLLKPLLEDGLISETETGLQVSPKGRLLIRNICLCFDTYSRAAAKRQQFSRII
- the lysA gene encoding diaminopimelate decarboxylase; the encoded protein is MDFFQYKNEQLYVEDLPVKQLAEEFGTPLYIYSRATLERHWHAFDSALGKHPHLICYAVKANSNIGILNVMAKLGSGFDIVSQGELERVLAAGGDASKVVFSGVAKSRTEIMRALEIGIRCFNVESVAELHHINQIAGEMGKVAPISLRVNPDVDAHTHPYISTGLKENKFGVNVDEAREVYKLAATLPHVKITGMDCHIGSQLTELQPFLDATDRLIRLMEQLKEDGIKLKHLDLGGGLGVTYTNETPPHPSDYATALLNKLKDYEDLEIILEPGRAIAANAGILVAKVQYLKSNESRNFAITNTGMNDMIRPALYEAYMNIIEIDRTLGREKAIYDVVGPVCETSDFLGKQRELAIAEGDYIAQRSAGAYGASMSSNYNSRPRTAEVLVDGNKTHLIRRRENLSELWALESIAE